The DNA segment TCGCTACCAGCATATACGTGTAATTTTTTAATTATTTGACGGCCAAGAGAATTCTTTGGAAGCATACCTTTAACAGCAAGCTCGATCATTTTCTCAGCATAGTTTGTACGCATTTCAAGAGCAGTTCTTTGCTTTAAACCACCAGGATGCATGCTGTGACGGTAGTAAATCTTGTCAGTTAATTTCTTTCCTGTTAGTTCTACTTTAGATGCATTAAGAATGATTACATTATCACCAGTGTCAACATGTGGTGTAAAAGTTGGTTTGTTTTTACCACGTAGAATTGATGCTACTTCAGAAGCAAGACGTCCAAGAGTTTTGCCCTCAGCATCAATCACGTACCATTTACGCTCGATATTGTTGGCATTTGCCATAAACGTTGTACGCATGAGTTTCCCTCCTAATTTAAATCCATTAAAGATTATTTTTTCGCACCTTCATAAAGCAGTTAATGTTTATTCTGTTCCGGGAATCAACACTAATGCCCTTGTGCGCTTAAGTTTTCTAATTCATATATTTTCAATCACGATGAAGACTTTCCGGGGCTTAATCGTGGGATTAAAAACACACACATATAATATAATAAATACTTTAGGTCTATATGTCAAGGGGATGTTACACCTGGTTGGGTTGTTTTATTAAAAAGTTATTAATAAAAAACCTCCCATAGGTAAAGTCCGTGCGCTGGAGCCGTTTTTCCTGCCAGGCGGCGATCTTTTTTTTCTAGAATCGCAGGGATGTCTTCAGGGTCTCGTTCACTTGCCCCTACTTCAAGCAAAGTACCTACCAAAATACGAACCATATTATACAAAAAACCGTTTCCGACAAAGCGAATCGTAAGCTGGTCATCTTCCAGCAAAAAATCAATTGCTTTAACGGTTCGTATTTTATCTGCTACTTCTGTTCTTGCAGAACAAAAGCTAGTAAAGTCATGGGTGCCAAGGATATATTTACTTGCTTTCCTCATAGCTTCTAAATTGAGACGATAGGGGTACCGATAGGCAAAGACCCTCTGAAAAGGATCCCTTTTTGAAGATAAGTGCAGCACATAGCGATACTCTTTCCCTATCGCATCAAACCGGGAATGAAAACCGTCGTTCACTTTTTTAACCGAAAGAATTGAAATATCCTGCGGCAGCATCGAATTTAGTGCGATTTCCCAACGATCCTCAGCAATAGGCAAGGGAGAATCAAAATGAATTACCTGTCCCTTGGCATGAACGCCTGCATCTGTTCGTCCAGAGCCTGCAACCTTCACAGAGGTGCCCTTATGCATTTTTGCTAAGACAGCTTCTATTTCTCGTTGTACAGTCCTCTTATTTGGTTGTACTTGATACCCGGAGAAACCCGAGCCATCATAGGATATAATGCATTTGTATCTTTGCATGGTTTCGCTCCATTATGAACGTAATAAGATTAAAAAGATGGTTAAAACACCTAAGAGTACTAATTGCAATGAATCGCCCAATTGCCAATCCAGCTGCCTGTATTTTGTTCTTCCTTCGCCACCGCGATATCCTCTTGCTTCCATCGCTATAGCCAGTTCTTCAGCACGTTTAAAGGCGCTGACAAACAACGGAATAAGAAGCGGGATGACTGCCTTAATCCGCTCCATAAAAGGCCCACTTGAAAACTCAACGCCACGGGCCATTTGAGCCTTCATGATTTTGTCTGTTTCCTGCATTAATGTTGGGATGAAACGTAAGGAAATAGACATCATTAAAGCCATTTCATGGACAGGAAAATGTACCTTTTTTAATGGATGTAAAAGAGTTTCTAGTCCATCTGTAATTTCAATAGGAGTGGTTGTTAAAGTCAACAACGAAGTCATTAAAATTAAGAAGAAGAAGCGTAAAGAAATAAAGATCCCCTGTCTGACACCTTCTTCGTATATTTTAATCGGTCCCCAATGATACAAAAGGTCACCTTGTTTCGTAAAGAACAATTGTAAGGCTAAGGTAAAGAGCACAAGCCATAGAACTGGTTTCAGCCCAATATATAAGAAACGAACAGGAATACGGGCCAAACCAAGCATGAAAAAGGTATAAATCCCTATAAGTGCATAAGTAACTGCATTATTTGCTAAGAAGATAACACATACAAATAAAAAGATAACCAGTAATTTAGATCGAGGGTCCATTTTGTGGATAAGAGAATCAGCAGGAACATAGCGGCCAAAAATCATTTTCTCCATCATGAGCGGACACCTCTTTTTAACGCTTCAGTAACTGCTTCTGACAACTCATCTATTGATAAATACATTTTATCGAGTTTAATACCCATCTTCTCTTCAAGCTTTAGCTGGAAACGAACCACTTCTGGAACATCTAATCCCATTTGTACCAACTGGGCAGGCGCAGAGAAGATTTCTTCTGGTGTTCCTTTATTTACTACTTTCCCTTGTTGCATGATGACAATCTGGTCTGCATATCTAGC comes from the Neobacillus sp. PS2-9 genome and includes:
- the rplM gene encoding 50S ribosomal protein L13; amino-acid sequence: MRTTFMANANNIERKWYVIDAEGKTLGRLASEVASILRGKNKPTFTPHVDTGDNVIILNASKVELTGKKLTDKIYYRHSMHPGGLKQRTALEMRTNYAEKMIELAVKGMLPKNSLGRQIIKKLHVYAGSEHPHQAQKPEVYELRG
- the truA gene encoding tRNA pseudouridine(38-40) synthase TruA, with translation MQRYKCIISYDGSGFSGYQVQPNKRTVQREIEAVLAKMHKGTSVKVAGSGRTDAGVHAKGQVIHFDSPLPIAEDRWEIALNSMLPQDISILSVKKVNDGFHSRFDAIGKEYRYVLHLSSKRDPFQRVFAYRYPYRLNLEAMRKASKYILGTHDFTSFCSARTEVADKIRTVKAIDFLLEDDQLTIRFVGNGFLYNMVRILVGTLLEVGASERDPEDIPAILEKKDRRLAGKTAPAHGLYLWEVFY
- a CDS encoding energy-coupling factor transporter transmembrane protein EcfT, giving the protein MMEKMIFGRYVPADSLIHKMDPRSKLLVIFLFVCVIFLANNAVTYALIGIYTFFMLGLARIPVRFLYIGLKPVLWLVLFTLALQLFFTKQGDLLYHWGPIKIYEEGVRQGIFISLRFFFLILMTSLLTLTTTPIEITDGLETLLHPLKKVHFPVHEMALMMSISLRFIPTLMQETDKIMKAQMARGVEFSSGPFMERIKAVIPLLIPLFVSAFKRAEELAIAMEARGYRGGEGRTKYRQLDWQLGDSLQLVLLGVLTIFLILLRS